In Nicotiana tabacum cultivar K326 chromosome 11, ASM71507v2, whole genome shotgun sequence, a single window of DNA contains:
- the LOC142165855 gene encoding uncharacterized protein LOC142165855: protein MVNANQMDWSKKLDDALRAYRMAYKTPIRMSPYPLVFGYTFHFLVELEYKAMWALKKLNLDWNGAANLQNKEFKAGDLELLFNLRLRMFPGKLQSKRSDPFEIVGVTPFGALDLKNKNNEIF from the exons atGGTGAATGCAAATCAGATGGATTGGTctaagaaacttgatgatgctctacgGGCATATAGAATGGCTTACAAAACACCCATCAGAATGTCTCCTTACCCGTTGGTGTTTGGATACACTTTTCATTTTCTGGTGGAATTAGAGTACAAGGCAATGTGGGCCTTGAAGAAACTAAATCTTGATTGGAATGGGGCCGCTAACTTACAG AATAAGGAGTTCAAGGCCGGTGATCTAGAGTTGTTGTTCAACTTAAGGTTGAGAATGTTTCCCGGGAAGCTCCAGTCAAAGCGAAGTGATCCGTTTGAAATTGTTGGTGTGACACcatttggtgcattggacttgaagaacaagaaCAATGAAATATTTTGA